A section of the Pochonia chlamydosporia 170 chromosome 2, whole genome shotgun sequence genome encodes:
- a CDS encoding DNA replication licensing factor mcm3 (similar to Aspergillus terreus NIH2624 XP_001212996.1) — MDSFMLEDEGVQDRIRQAVDFLDPSDPHARSYRSDITLMLQKNLRRLTVNLDHVRDYNNELANGILERPFDYLLAFNQALKDIVLTLPQVRPDQAARDTVYYCAWAGSFGLNSCNPRTLSSQHLNHMVSLEGIVTRCSLIRPKVVRSVHYNEKAGKFHFREYQDQTMTNGVTTSSVYPREDDEGNPLLTEYGFCTYRDHQTISIQEMPERAPAGQLPRGVDVILDDDLVDRVKPGDRVQIVGIFRTLGNRNTNHNSALFKTIILANNIVLLSSKSGGGIATSAITDTDIRNINKVAKKRNLLELLSQSLAPSIYGHDHIKKAILLMLLGGMEKNLENGTHLRGDINILMVGDPSTAKSQLLRFVLNTAPLAIATTGRGSSGVGLTAAVTTDKETGERRLEAGAMVMADRGVVCIDEFDKMSDVDRVAIHEVMEQQTVTIAKAGIHTSLNARCSVVAAANPIFGQYDPHKDPHKNIALPDSLLSRFDLLFVVTDDIEDTRDRQVSEHVLRMHRYRQAGTEEGAPVREQMSQNLGVSADSQAGSQQPAEVYEKYDAMLHAGVTRTSGRGSARKPEILSIPFMKKYIQYAKTRIKPVLTQDASDRIAEIYVGLRNDEMEGNQRRTSPLTVRTLETIIRLATAHAKARLSNRVEDQDAVAAEAILRFALFKEVVADESRKKRRRTHTIDFASSSEESSDDGAEDEAVNYRTTRSTRGATSATNTSTRSQAEASRRLDVDGPEDLSKTDETVLEEGPSSQQTGLRRSGRSGRSTLGTPQSQTSFASSVPASALPSQSQESQLEQDLATGTAGLAIDDAESIDSRRVTVFRSALGQLLNSDLFEDDSATLDAVLSAVNSRVSSRDGGEFGRPEAVRALKKLEEANHIMFADGELVYKI; from the exons ATGGACTCCTTTATGCTCGAAGACGAGGGCGTACAAGACCGCATTCGCCAGGCGGTAGACTTTTTGGATCCCA GTGATCCGCATGCACGGAGTTACAGATCTGATATCACTCTCATGCTCCAAAAGAATCTTCGACGTTTGACGGTTAACCTCGACCATGTTCGCGACTACAATAACGAACTTGCCAATGGCATTCTCGAGCGGCCATTCGACTACCTTCTTGCTTTCAACCAGGCCCTGAAAGACATCGTGTTGACATTACCCCAGGTGCGGCCTGACCAAGCCGCGAGGGATACCGTCTATTACTGCGCCTGGGCGGGGAGCTTTGGCCTCAATTCCTGTAATCCCCGAACTCTCTCCTCGCAGCATCTCAATCACATGGTGTCCCTCGAAGGTATTGTCACTAGGTGCTCCCTGATTCGGCCAAAAGTTGTCCGCAGCGTGCACTACAATGAGAAGGCGGGAAAGTTTCACTTCCGGGAGTACCAGGACCAGACGATGACGAATGGAGTGACTACCTCCAGTGTGTATCCCCgagaggacgatgaaggcAACCCTCTCCTTACTGAGTACGGGTTTTGCACATATCGTGACCATCAGACAATATCTATCCAGGAAATGCCTGAGAGAGCCCCGGCTGGCCAGTTACCTCGCGGCGTTGATGTTATCTTAGATGACGATCTGGTTGATCGTGTCAAACCCGGAGATAGGGTCCAGATTGTTGGCATCTTCCGCACTCTAGGCAATCGAAATACCAATCACAACAGCGCGCTTTTTAAGACCATCATACTTGCCAATAATATCGTCCTTTTATCCTCAAAATCGGGTGGCGGCATTGCCACATCCGCCATAACGGACACGGACATTCGAAACATCAATAAGGtggcgaagaagagaaaTCTTCTAGAACTCCTCTCCCAGTCTCTTGCCCCAAGTATATATGGCCATGATCACATCAAGAAGGCTATTCTTCTAATGCTTTTGGGTGGCATGGAGAAGAACCTTGAAAATGGCACCCATCTCCGAGGTGACATCAATATCCTCATGGTTGGAGACCCGTCCACAGCTAAATCCCAGCTGCTTCGCTTCGTTCTCAACACTGCCCCTCTTGCTATCGCCACCACGGgccgaggctcctctggtgtCGGTCTCACTGCGGCCGTCACAACAGACAAGGAAACTGGGGAGCGAAGGCTTGAAGCTGGGGCTATGGTAATGGCTGATCGCGGTGTCGTCTGcattgacgagtttgacaaaATGTCAGATGTTGACCGAGTTGCCATCCATGAAGTCATGGAACAGCAAACGGTTACGATCGCAAAGGCCGGAATCCACACTTCACTGAATGCCCGATGCTCTGTTGTTGCGGCTGCAAATCCGATATTCGGCCAGTACGATCCTCACAAAGACCCGCACAAAAACATAGCACTTCCGGACTCGTTATTATCGCGATTTGATCTTCTGTTTGTGGTGACGGATGATATCGAGGATACTAGGGATCGTCAAGTGTCAGAACATGTGCTGCGTATGCACAGGTACCGCCAAGCTGGCACCGAAGAGGGGGCACCAGTCCGAGAGCAAATGTCGCAAAATCTGGGCGTATCCGCTGACAGCCAGGCGGGATCACAGCAACCGGCGGAGGTATACGAAAAGTATGATGCCATGCTTCATGCTGGAGTCACACGTACTTCTGGGCGAGGCTCGGCTAGAAAGCCAGAGATTTTGAGTATTCCGTTTATGAAAAAGTACATACAGTATGCAAAGACCAGAATCAAGCCTGTGTTAACTCAGGACGCTTCAGATCGCATAGCAGAAATATATGTCGGTTTGCGAAACGACGAAATGGAGGGTAACCAAAGGAGAACCAGCCCCCTGACTGTTCGCACTCTGGAGACAATCATTCGACTTGCCACTGCCCACGCCAAGGCCCGTCTATCAAACAGAGTTGAAGACCAGGATGCAGTTGCTGCGGAAGCCATTCTAAGATTCGCACTTTTCAAGGAAGTTGTTGCAGATGAGtcgagaaagaaaaggagaaggaccCATACTATCGACTTTGCGTCTTCGAGTGAAGAGAGCTCCGATGATGGGgctgaagacgaagcagtCAACTACAGAACGACCCGCTCGACGAGAGGGGCAACAAGTGCTACAAATACATCTACTCGATCACAAGCCGAAGCTTCCAGAAGGCTCGATGTTGATGGCCCTGAAGACCTGTCGAAGACTGACGAGACCGTGCTTGAAGAGGGTCCATCCTCCCAGCAGACGGGCCTTCGCCGCTCTGGACGATCTGGTCGTTCGACTCTGGGTACACCCCAGTCGCAAACTTCATTTGCGTCATCTGTGCCAGCTTCGGCATTGCCTTCACAGTCGCAAGAAAGCCAACTTGAACAGGACCTTGCCACTGGCACTGCAGGGTTGGCAATCGATGATGCCGAGTCGATTGATTCCCGTCGCGTGACAGTCTTTAGATCCGCCCTAGGTCAGCTCTTGAACTCTGACTTGTTTGAGGATGACTCTGCGACTCTAGATGCAGTTCTCTCCGCCGTCAATAGCAGAGTCTCAAGCCGCGATGGGGGAGAATTTGGACGGCCTGAAGCCGTAAGAGCCCTCAAGAAGTTGGAGGAAGCAAACCATATCAT GTTTGCGGACGGAGAGCTTGTTTACAAGATCTAA